Proteins from a single region of Desulfobacter postgatei 2ac9:
- the flhB gene encoding flagellar biosynthesis protein FlhB, with amino-acid sequence MAEDPEGGGEKTEDASSRKLDKAREEGQVAKSMEIPSVFVLLGGVMALYTTGFFFYQNCVEVFHYNFIFERVPELNPADLTALLIYHAKKMFFMCLPVFAAVCVVALVSNLAQVGFHVSWKAIEPKLSKLNPINGFKQKFSSRAVIEFVKSLVKIAVISLVCYLATKGELSKVLTLYDNSTAQILLFLLIKSFWIFIKVCLVMTLVAILDYAFQKWKFLEEQKMTKKEVKDEHKQTEGDPAVKSRIRQLQMAAARKRMMAAVPKADVVVTNPTHLAVALQYDREKMVAPTVVAKGAGAVAENIKKIAQENDVPIVEDKPLAQNLYKSVDIGGQVPFEYYQTVAELLAYVYGLKNS; translated from the coding sequence ATGGCAGAAGATCCGGAGGGTGGCGGCGAGAAGACCGAAGACGCGTCGTCACGAAAGCTCGACAAGGCAAGAGAGGAAGGGCAGGTTGCCAAAAGTATGGAAATCCCTTCGGTATTTGTCTTGTTGGGCGGTGTTATGGCTTTATATACCACGGGATTTTTTTTCTACCAGAACTGCGTGGAGGTATTTCATTATAATTTTATCTTTGAACGGGTACCTGAACTGAACCCGGCAGACTTGACCGCGCTGCTGATTTATCATGCCAAAAAGATGTTTTTTATGTGTCTGCCCGTATTTGCAGCAGTCTGCGTCGTGGCACTTGTGTCCAATCTCGCCCAGGTCGGGTTCCATGTATCCTGGAAAGCCATAGAGCCGAAACTGAGCAAGCTGAATCCCATTAACGGGTTTAAACAAAAATTTTCTTCCCGGGCTGTAATCGAATTTGTGAAATCACTGGTTAAGATTGCCGTTATTTCACTGGTCTGCTATCTGGCCACAAAGGGTGAACTTTCAAAAGTGCTTACCCTGTACGATAATTCCACAGCCCAGATTCTTTTATTTCTTCTTATTAAATCCTTCTGGATTTTCATAAAAGTTTGTCTTGTAATGACTCTGGTTGCCATCCTGGACTATGCGTTCCAGAAATGGAAATTTTTAGAAGAGCAAAAAATGACCAAAAAAGAGGTCAAGGATGAACACAAACAGACAGAAGGTGATCCGGCGGTTAAATCCAGGATTCGCCAACTCCAGATGGCTGCGGCCAGAAAACGCATGATGGCTGCCGTACCCAAGGCAGATGTCGTTGTGACCAACCCGACGCACCTTGCTGTGGCATTGCAGTATGACAGAGAAAAGATGGTTGCCCCGACCGTCGTGGCCAAAGGCGCCGGGGCCGTGGCTGAAAATATCAAAAAAATTGCCCAGGAAAATGATGTCCCCATCGTGGAAGATAAGCCTTTGGCCCAGAATTTGTATAAATCAGTCGATATTGGAGGGCAGGTTCCCTTTGAATATTACCAGACTGTAGCTGAACTGCTCGCTTACGTTTACGGACTTAAGAACAGTTAG
- the fliR gene encoding flagellar biosynthetic protein FliR — protein sequence MELLDLIDPIRFRTFMLVLARVSVFLFLFPIFSSSAFPNQLKIGLALVLALLFYTVVPVDPARFPRDIPTFGLMLGAEILVGFTLGLCLRIFFAGVQMAGELIGFQVGFSMINVMDPQSGENVSIMDQIGYWVCLIIFLVLNGHHIIIMSMIDSFELVPVGGFVMHAAIPPRVMDVAAGLFVDAVKISAPVIAVLTFVNTGFGLVAKFSPQTNVMIVAFPVKIVVGLIFFAMTLPIIAIVSRDYIEPCRKLFLALLFYMGGG from the coding sequence GTGGAACTGCTTGATCTCATTGACCCCATTCGTTTCAGAACCTTTATGCTGGTTTTGGCACGGGTATCGGTATTTTTATTTTTGTTCCCTATTTTCAGCTCATCTGCGTTTCCCAACCAGTTGAAAATAGGACTGGCCTTGGTTTTAGCCCTGTTGTTTTATACGGTGGTGCCTGTGGATCCCGCCCGGTTCCCAAGGGATATCCCCACCTTTGGCTTGATGCTGGGGGCAGAGATCCTGGTGGGCTTTACCCTGGGGCTTTGCCTGAGAATCTTTTTTGCAGGGGTCCAGATGGCCGGCGAACTCATCGGCTTTCAGGTCGGTTTTTCCATGATCAATGTCATGGATCCCCAAAGCGGTGAGAATGTGTCCATCATGGACCAGATCGGCTACTGGGTCTGCCTGATCATTTTTCTTGTACTCAACGGACACCACATTATCATCATGTCCATGATCGACAGTTTTGAACTGGTTCCTGTGGGCGGGTTTGTCATGCATGCGGCCATCCCCCCCCGGGTTATGGATGTGGCAGCCGGGCTGTTTGTGGATGCCGTTAAAATCAGCGCTCCGGTAATAGCCGTTTTAACTTTTGTCAATACCGGCTTCGGACTGGTTGCAAAATTTTCACCCCAGACCAATGTCATGATTGTGGCGTTCCCGGTAAAGATCGTAGTGGGTCTGATCTTTTTTGCCATGACCTTGCCCATCATCGCCATTGTCAGCCGGGACTACATTGAACCCTGCAGAAAACTGTTTCTGGCTTTATTGTTTTATATGGGCGGAGGATAA
- a CDS encoding response regulator, whose amino-acid sequence MQKSHINDLNTHFLVVSYHSIIKSSIKQILKNNDFHNYLFARNGHEALRIIQSHENKVEFIISDWDMPIINGIELLKKIKNDPELFMLPFMLLSKYWSVELRQIYAIEEDADIFMTIPFKETDVINNLLNCLNNFKHLTYEKKMLKKMIHNKLNNNYMEVLNLGVQLSKRDLSAKASILTGESLYHLEKYDQAKQVLKKSLSKEKNSKAYDLLGKIYSKQGDSKESLKNFKMAQERNPLNISRSINLAREYLLQGKIRMAFELVNDILKSKPTYLDLINIANLYLGMGYLDEAYKILKILDPINDTAQVFYICCVKLWQKGARKSTLSLLSRCINKLPQNHLFLYYLGIIFLKKEKFLLANKYIMKALKINPNYEPAKRGMAYLKKIDPKFGLFREAP is encoded by the coding sequence ATGCAGAAAAGTCATATAAATGATTTAAATACACATTTTTTAGTTGTCAGTTACCATTCAATTATTAAATCATCAATAAAGCAAATTTTAAAAAACAATGACTTCCATAACTATTTGTTTGCCCGGAATGGACATGAAGCACTCAGGATTATTCAAAGCCATGAAAACAAAGTAGAGTTCATTATTTCAGATTGGGATATGCCGATTATCAATGGTATAGAACTGCTGAAAAAGATAAAGAATGACCCCGAGCTTTTCATGTTGCCGTTTATGCTGCTATCTAAATATTGGTCAGTAGAATTACGACAGATATATGCGATAGAAGAAGATGCGGACATATTTATGACTATTCCATTTAAAGAAACGGACGTGATAAACAACCTATTAAATTGCTTGAATAATTTTAAGCATTTGACATATGAAAAAAAAATGCTAAAAAAAATGATCCATAACAAACTAAATAATAATTACATGGAGGTTTTAAATTTAGGAGTTCAGTTAAGCAAAAGGGATCTGTCTGCAAAGGCTTCCATTCTGACCGGGGAAAGTTTATACCATTTAGAAAAATATGATCAGGCCAAACAGGTTTTAAAGAAATCCTTGTCCAAAGAAAAAAACAGCAAGGCCTACGATCTGTTGGGCAAAATCTACTCAAAACAGGGTGACTCTAAAGAATCATTGAAAAATTTTAAGATGGCACAGGAACGCAATCCCCTGAATATTAGTCGGTCAATCAATCTGGCTAGGGAATATCTTTTACAGGGAAAAATTAGAATGGCATTCGAACTTGTAAATGATATTTTAAAGTCAAAACCCACGTATCTCGATCTAATTAATATAGCAAATCTTTACTTAGGGATGGGTTATTTGGACGAGGCTTATAAAATTTTAAAAATTTTAGATCCCATTAATGATACGGCGCAGGTTTTTTATATCTGTTGCGTAAAATTATGGCAGAAAGGGGCTCGTAAAAGTACTCTTAGCCTTTTAAGTCGTTGCATCAATAAACTTCCCCAAAATCATCTTTTTCTCTATTATCTTGGAATCATTTTTTTAAAAAAAGAAAAATTCCTGCTGGCAAATAAATATATCATGAAAGCTCTGAAGATAAATCCTAATTATGAACCGGCCAAGCGGGGCATGGCGTATTTGAAGAAAATTGACCCCAAATTTGGACTATTTAGGGAAGCCCCATGA
- a CDS encoding hybrid sensor histidine kinase/response regulator — translation MTKVLIVDDEENIRFSFATILTDAGHDVIKAGHLIDAKAILNANQFHVAVIDRLLESHNGMELVKYINKTQPFCTTILISAFPNFKSASEGFTYNLFAYLQKPVKKDHLCNIVEKAAQNSKKKLKTHNVEYQLMQAQKMATIGTLSSAIVHDLNNLLMTINGYVDLSGFYLSSKDPLSKSLTKIRKISEHGENLSNLILSYIQQTNEKPEYVQIQFLVKKTLEFLQILLPRKIRIREKINNGNDTILAHPVQIQQVIVNLGINAMHAMGNEGGIIEVSLEKVKLDTTSMKCLDIKTRDCIKFSMKDTGCGMDEKTLEQIFKTFYSTREKGKGSGLGLSITHDILKNHGGGIKVESLLGKGSSFHVYLPIIDKSHKN, via the coding sequence ATGACAAAAGTACTGATAGTTGATGATGAAGAAAACATAAGATTTTCTTTTGCAACGATACTTACAGATGCCGGACACGATGTCATAAAAGCAGGGCACCTGATTGATGCAAAAGCAATCCTTAATGCAAATCAGTTTCATGTTGCAGTTATCGACAGGCTTCTTGAATCACATAACGGCATGGAATTGGTTAAATATATTAATAAAACACAACCGTTTTGCACCACTATTTTAATATCGGCATTCCCAAACTTTAAATCTGCATCAGAAGGATTCACATATAACCTTTTTGCATACCTTCAAAAACCGGTAAAAAAAGATCACCTCTGCAATATAGTTGAAAAAGCAGCGCAAAACAGCAAGAAAAAACTAAAAACACACAATGTCGAATACCAGCTTATGCAGGCTCAAAAAATGGCAACCATAGGAACGCTTTCCAGCGCCATCGTGCATGACTTAAATAATTTGCTTATGACTATCAACGGGTATGTTGATCTGTCCGGCTTTTATCTCTCCTCGAAAGATCCTCTTTCAAAAAGTTTGACGAAGATACGCAAAATTAGTGAACACGGTGAAAATCTTTCAAATCTGATCCTTTCATATATTCAACAAACCAATGAAAAGCCCGAGTACGTACAAATTCAATTCCTGGTTAAAAAAACATTGGAGTTTTTGCAAATTCTTTTACCAAGAAAAATTAGAATCAGAGAAAAAATTAACAACGGCAATGATACGATCCTTGCTCATCCGGTTCAAATTCAACAGGTCATTGTGAATCTTGGGATCAATGCAATGCATGCAATGGGAAATGAGGGAGGCATAATTGAAGTGAGCCTTGAAAAGGTTAAACTCGATACCACGTCAATGAAATGCCTGGACATCAAAACCCGCGACTGTATTAAGTTTTCCATGAAAGACACAGGGTGCGGCATGGATGAAAAGACGTTGGAACAGATATTTAAAACCTTTTATTCAACTAGAGAAAAAGGAAAAGGCTCAGGTTTAGGCCTGAGCATCACCCACGATATTTTGAAAAATCATGGGGGCGGCATTAAAGTGGAAAGCCTGTTGGGAAAAGGAAGTTCGTTCCATGTGTATCTTCCAATAATTGATAAATCACATAAAAACTGA
- a CDS encoding sigma-54 dependent transcriptional regulator: MKPKILIIDDEENIRFGFEMILADQGYDVMTAIDYDSALKIISDKELDLIISDIILGSHSGIDFLHEIKTRKLHCPVIMITGEPNIQTSTDAVRLGAFDYIPKPIRKETLLRITSHGLQHKKLLDTKIQMEEDNLRIRHNMEAIFRSLKDGVVTVDKALRVIEANEAVKDLCRFPVKDITGKNFGEIQTRCSRSCINVLKKTLKTQKTINEFRIECRHPDKPGQIVLLTGSPLRHNDIKSLGAVLVVRDITRLTNLERELKERNQFHRIIGKSHRMQKIYALLENLSDTDSTVLITGKTGTGKELIADAIHHNSTRKGKPFVKVNCSALSENLLESELFGHVKGAFTGAVKNREGRFQMADQGTLFLDEIGDVSPLIQLKLLRVIQEKEIERVGDSTPMKIDVRVIAATNCNLKEKIKTGAFREDLYYRIKVVDIPVPSLSERREDIPLLINHFLGIFNTRFKKQINGLSNEVVTAFMNYPWPGNIRELEHTMEHGFVLCQGQTMLFDHLPVEIKEYSGTQKPVCSGKKSVNKDDILNALEKAYWNKSQAARLLGIGRRTIYRKIKEYKILDPTK, translated from the coding sequence ATGAAACCAAAGATTCTTATCATTGATGATGAAGAAAATATTCGTTTCGGCTTTGAAATGATCCTTGCTGATCAGGGCTATGATGTGATGACAGCCATAGACTATGATTCAGCGCTTAAAATCATTTCAGACAAAGAACTTGACCTGATAATTTCTGATATTATCCTTGGGAGCCATTCAGGGATTGATTTTCTCCATGAAATAAAAACCAGGAAATTACACTGCCCGGTTATCATGATAACGGGTGAGCCCAATATTCAGACGTCAACAGATGCTGTCCGCCTTGGGGCCTTTGATTATATTCCCAAACCCATTCGCAAAGAGACCCTTTTACGCATAACCAGTCATGGTCTTCAACATAAAAAACTCTTAGACACTAAAATACAGATGGAAGAGGATAATTTAAGAATTCGTCATAATATGGAGGCCATCTTCAGAAGTCTGAAAGATGGCGTTGTCACGGTGGATAAAGCCTTGCGGGTAATTGAGGCCAATGAGGCTGTCAAAGATCTCTGCAGGTTTCCTGTCAAAGATATTACCGGGAAAAATTTTGGAGAAATTCAAACAAGATGCAGCAGGTCATGCATCAATGTTTTAAAAAAGACTTTGAAAACCCAAAAAACAATCAATGAGTTTCGAATTGAATGTAGGCATCCTGACAAACCAGGGCAGATAGTGCTTTTAACAGGGTCTCCTCTCAGGCATAACGACATCAAGTCTCTTGGCGCCGTCCTTGTTGTCAGGGATATTACAAGGCTTACCAATCTTGAACGTGAGTTAAAAGAGCGGAACCAATTTCACCGGATCATCGGAAAAAGTCACAGGATGCAAAAAATTTATGCCCTCCTTGAAAATCTTTCAGATACAGACAGCACGGTTTTGATTACCGGTAAAACCGGGACAGGCAAAGAACTGATTGCCGATGCCATTCACCATAACAGTACGCGTAAAGGAAAACCCTTTGTAAAAGTCAATTGCAGTGCCCTTTCTGAAAATCTTCTTGAAAGCGAATTGTTCGGCCATGTTAAAGGCGCATTTACAGGTGCCGTTAAAAACAGGGAAGGCCGGTTCCAGATGGCAGACCAGGGCACCCTTTTTCTGGATGAAATAGGTGATGTTTCTCCTTTGATCCAGCTTAAACTTTTAAGAGTGATCCAAGAAAAAGAAATTGAACGGGTGGGTGATTCAACTCCGATGAAAATTGATGTCCGTGTCATAGCCGCTACAAACTGCAATCTGAAAGAAAAGATAAAAACCGGAGCGTTCAGGGAAGACCTGTATTACCGGATCAAGGTTGTGGATATCCCGGTTCCTTCACTTAGTGAAAGGCGCGAGGACATCCCTCTTCTGATAAACCATTTTTTAGGGATATTTAACACACGGTTCAAAAAACAGATTAATGGACTGTCCAATGAAGTGGTTACTGCATTTATGAATTATCCCTGGCCGGGAAACATAAGAGAACTTGAACATACCATGGAACATGGGTTTGTTTTATGTCAGGGGCAAACCATGCTGTTCGATCATTTGCCTGTGGAAATAAAAGAGTATTCAGGAACTCAAAAACCGGTTTGCTCAGGAAAAAAGTCTGTGAATAAAGATGACATCCTGAATGCTTTAGAAAAAGCCTATTGGAACAAATCCCAGGCCGCCCGCCTGCTTGGAATAGGCCGTAGAACCATCTACCGAAAAATCAAAGAATACAAGATTTTAGACCCAACGAAATGA
- a CDS encoding PocR ligand-binding domain-containing protein, with the protein MKYSLKELVDIDKLQELTDELYIITSVHSAIIDMDGEVLTSSGGQRICTDFYRQHPQTLKECIKSNTKIRKNLYTAAPFVIHTCPRGLVYASSQIIIAGEHVANVFSGQVFLEPPDKTKEQFFREQAQKFGFDETEYIKAFRGIPICTEKKFRAILSFLFKFAQMTAQLGYTRLNELESLTALQENEKRFDLNSRGKAIFDEIGNPVRMVGCTRDIHEQKSAEEALRKSEANFAEAQRIAHLGSWEWDIITDEIQLSHEAYRIVGLDPQKMKLSLDDFIDVVHPEDKAYIREQIDKIRNKEMDEGYEYRIVHSNGDVRHVQSFGKIFLNKNGVWEKMIGTVQDITDQVQRELQLKESDDRFKRLLNSLNDVAWAADLDGQLLYLNPAAESVYGRALSKLYANPEFWIEMVHPEDREKISWEAEHLLKNGKVESQYRIIRDDGKIRWLNDKKTVVYNDAGDPVQIGGIARDITTEKIAVNQNKKFMYELGERLKELDCMYKISNSIRLSKTLDQIFEDVVRFIPPSFQYPESTCCRLRFGKKEYISEKFKKTPWKISSDIIFSNQKEGEIEVFYLKESVFDETPFLKEEQNLINGICQILAEACQQHKTQKKIAQINSTLNLHSECNKIIVHAKNESDMINSICRIIVEKGNYRYAWIGFAGQGKEKLIIPSAQYGCGEGYLDNLNVRWDDTELGRSPIGRAIRENTPAVSQQISSDPNFSPWRKRAGKRGFRSNIALPLSFEHHIFGALSIYASEKKAFSAKKAALLKEIANDLAYGIMAIRASEKHRNIKKNLQSERNKLQSVLNGVGDSVHVINKDYTIEFQNNVSKDVFGELQGKKCYKNFFQMDEPCEFCLLQESLSENRIQHLETNFTDQKRYDIVFSPFQESDEKMKSVIVMRDITEKNRLQAEAMRAGHLASLGELAAGVAHEINNPVTGIINIAEILIDKFHELGGDKKIPERIVHEGERIGNIVKNLLLFARDKKEEHSPAQINDILTLTLELVERQLLKDGIHLSVNIPSDMPLIKMRRQEIQQVFLNIISNARYALNKKYKNPHENKILEINGEIIESGKEKYVRLIFYDRGLGIPKKLVDKVADPFFSTKPQGEGTGLGLSISHGIIKNHGGNLWFESREGEYTKAMVNLPVNNGWQSKKEI; encoded by the coding sequence ATGAAATACAGCTTGAAAGAACTGGTTGACATAGACAAACTGCAAGAGTTAACCGATGAATTGTACATAATCACCTCTGTTCACTCTGCCATCATCGACATGGATGGGGAGGTCCTAACCAGCTCGGGGGGGCAAAGGATATGTACGGATTTTTACAGGCAGCATCCACAGACCCTAAAAGAGTGTATCAAGAGCAATACAAAGATCAGAAAAAATCTGTATACGGCTGCGCCTTTTGTGATCCATACGTGTCCGCGTGGATTGGTTTATGCATCGTCTCAGATTATCATAGCAGGGGAACATGTTGCCAATGTATTTTCAGGGCAGGTTTTTTTGGAACCCCCGGATAAAACCAAAGAGCAATTTTTCAGAGAGCAGGCACAAAAATTTGGATTTGACGAGACAGAGTACATTAAAGCTTTCAGGGGAATTCCGATTTGCACAGAGAAAAAGTTCCGAGCGATCCTCTCTTTCCTATTCAAATTTGCGCAAATGACCGCCCAACTAGGATATACCCGGCTGAACGAGTTAGAATCTTTAACGGCGTTACAAGAAAACGAGAAAAGATTTGACCTTAACTCCCGCGGCAAGGCTATCTTTGATGAAATCGGCAATCCTGTTCGAATGGTTGGCTGCACCCGTGACATCCACGAACAAAAATCAGCAGAAGAGGCTTTGCGTAAAAGTGAGGCCAATTTTGCTGAAGCTCAACGCATCGCGCACTTGGGAAGTTGGGAGTGGGATATCATAACGGATGAGATTCAACTTTCCCATGAGGCTTACCGAATAGTTGGCCTGGACCCACAGAAAATGAAGTTATCCCTTGACGATTTCATAGACGTTGTTCATCCCGAAGACAAAGCCTATATCCGGGAACAAATTGACAAGATTCGGAATAAAGAGATGGATGAAGGTTACGAATACAGAATAGTGCATTCAAACGGTGATGTTCGACATGTACAAAGCTTTGGTAAGATCTTCCTTAATAAAAACGGTGTTTGGGAAAAGATGATCGGTACGGTGCAAGACATTACCGATCAGGTGCAGCGTGAGCTGCAATTAAAGGAAAGTGATGACCGATTTAAAAGATTACTTAACTCACTAAATGATGTTGCCTGGGCTGCTGATCTTGATGGACAGCTCCTCTACCTTAACCCTGCTGCTGAATCTGTCTATGGCAGAGCGCTGTCGAAGCTTTATGCAAACCCGGAATTCTGGATTGAAATGGTTCACCCTGAAGACCGTGAAAAAATATCATGGGAAGCCGAGCATTTGTTAAAAAATGGAAAAGTTGAGAGTCAATACCGGATTATTAGAGATGACGGCAAGATCCGATGGCTCAATGATAAAAAAACTGTTGTTTATAATGACGCGGGTGATCCTGTCCAGATTGGTGGTATTGCAAGAGATATTACAACAGAGAAAATAGCTGTTAACCAAAACAAAAAGTTCATGTATGAACTTGGCGAACGTCTAAAAGAACTTGACTGTATGTATAAAATATCCAACTCCATACGCCTTAGCAAAACACTTGATCAGATTTTTGAAGATGTTGTGCGATTTATACCACCCAGTTTTCAGTATCCTGAATCAACATGCTGCAGGTTGCGTTTTGGAAAAAAAGAATATATTTCAGAAAAATTTAAAAAAACCCCCTGGAAAATTTCCTCTGATATTATTTTTTCTAATCAAAAAGAGGGCGAAATCGAGGTTTTCTATTTAAAAGAATCTGTTTTTGATGAAACACCTTTTTTGAAAGAGGAACAAAACCTTATTAATGGTATCTGCCAAATCTTGGCCGAGGCCTGTCAGCAGCACAAGACACAAAAGAAAATTGCCCAAATTAACAGCACATTGAACTTGCACAGCGAGTGTAATAAAATTATAGTTCATGCTAAAAATGAATCTGATATGATTAATAGTATCTGCCGGATTATTGTTGAAAAAGGAAATTACCGTTATGCCTGGATCGGTTTTGCTGGCCAGGGCAAAGAAAAACTCATAATTCCGTCAGCTCAATATGGATGTGGGGAAGGCTATCTTGACAACTTGAATGTTAGATGGGACGATACAGAATTGGGCCGAAGCCCAATAGGCAGAGCAATTCGCGAGAACACCCCTGCTGTCAGTCAACAAATATCTTCTGATCCTAATTTTTCCCCCTGGAGAAAACGAGCGGGAAAGAGGGGTTTTCGCTCAAACATTGCCCTGCCGCTGAGTTTCGAACATCATATTTTTGGCGCTTTGAGCATTTATGCCTCTGAAAAGAAGGCGTTTTCTGCTAAAAAGGCAGCACTTTTAAAGGAAATCGCAAATGACCTGGCATATGGTATCATGGCAATACGCGCCTCTGAAAAACACAGGAATATTAAAAAAAATCTGCAAAGCGAACGTAACAAACTTCAAAGCGTATTAAATGGTGTTGGAGACAGCGTGCATGTTATTAATAAGGACTATACCATCGAATTCCAGAACAATGTTTCCAAAGATGTGTTTGGAGAGTTGCAAGGCAAAAAATGTTATAAAAATTTTTTTCAGATGGATGAACCTTGTGAATTCTGCCTTCTGCAAGAATCTTTGAGTGAGAATCGTATTCAGCACCTGGAAACAAATTTTACGGATCAAAAACGATATGATATTGTTTTCTCCCCTTTTCAGGAATCAGACGAAAAAATGAAATCAGTTATTGTTATGAGGGATATTACTGAAAAAAACCGCCTGCAGGCCGAGGCCATGCGAGCAGGTCATCTTGCTTCCCTGGGTGAACTGGCTGCCGGAGTTGCGCATGAGATCAATAATCCTGTTACCGGTATCATCAATATTGCTGAGATCCTTATTGATAAATTCCATGAACTTGGCGGGGATAAAAAGATTCCGGAACGAATTGTCCATGAAGGAGAACGAATCGGAAACATTGTAAAAAATCTGCTTTTATTTGCAAGGGACAAAAAGGAAGAACACAGTCCAGCCCAGATTAATGATATTCTTACTTTGACACTTGAACTTGTGGAAAGACAGCTCTTAAAGGATGGTATACATTTGTCTGTAAATATCCCCTCTGATATGCCTCTAATTAAAATGCGCCGTCAGGAAATCCAGCAGGTTTTTTTAAATATTATCAGTAATGCACGGTATGCTTTAAATAAAAAATATAAAAATCCACATGAGAACAAAATACTCGAAATCAATGGCGAAATTATTGAATCAGGGAAAGAAAAGTATGTGCGTTTAATATTTTATGACAGAGGCCTGGGAATTCCCAAGAAGCTTGTCGATAAAGTAGCTGACCCCTTTTTTTCCACAAAGCCCCAAGGTGAGGGGACAGGGCTGGGGCTTTCCATCAGCCATGGAATTATCAAAAATCATGGGGGGAACCTCTGGTTTGAAAGCAGGGAAGGTGAATATACAAAAGCCATGGTCAATCTGCCGGTGAATAACGGGTGGCAATCAAAAAAGGAAATATGA